The Flavobacterium sp. IMCC34852 genome contains the following window.
TCTTTAGCTACAACATAACTGGAAAATAAGACCCCGTTCATAAAAGCATCAACATAACTGTAATCCAAGATTAAATTATTAATGTTCATTTCATTAACCCAAGGCAATAACAGCGAAAATCCTTTGATGTTTTTATACGGATTGATTTTAGAATCATATTGAAACAATCTCTCTACGTAGTTTATTTCATTTGTACTCGAATTGTTAAAAGTGTAAACATAGTCATCTTTCACCAAATTCCCGTTTTGAAAAAAAAGCGTCCCGGTAATTGTTTCTGTCGGATTAGAAACCGAAGTACTGTAAATTAGTTTTTGGTAAGTAACCGTTCCGTCCGATTGATGAGTGTAGGCAATACTTTCATTTCTGTTAGTGAGCAAGTCAAACTTATCATAAGAACTCAATTTACCATTACTATAATTGAAGTTTTCAATATATCGAACCACACTGGCTTCATAGAATTCTACCTTAGTAATCAAATCACCTGTATAAGTGAACACCTTTTTCTGTGCAGCGTTATAAAAAATTTCATTCAGCTTATCGCCGTTGTATTGAAAAGTTCCTGTTCTTGAACCAATGGTGCTTCCGCTGTCTTGGTAATAGTCAATCGTTTTTCTCGGAAAATTTAACAGTTCCACTTGTTCACCGGAATCATCGCTACCGGAACAAGAAGTTAAAACTATAGTCAATAGGGATAAAATCGATACTAACTTTTTCATATTTTTATTTAACAAAATCCACTGCTTTGGCTAACGCTTCTTGAATCCCCGCAACATTCTTACCACCGGCTGTGGCAAAAAACGGTTGTCCGCCGCCGCCACCTTGAATATATTTCCCTAACTCACGAACGACTTGTCCGGCGTTTAGATTTTTCTCGGCTACTAATTCTTTAGAAATGTAACAAGTTAACATTGGTTTGTCGTCCTCAGCTGTAGCCAAAACTAAGAATAAATTAGTACCTAAATTGCCCAATTCATAAGCCAAATCTTTAGCGCCTTCAGAATTCAAATCGACTTGAGTCGCTAAGAATTTTACACCATTAACTTCTTGTAATTGAGCAGCCAATTCGCCTTTTAAGTTCTTAGCTTTCTCTTTTAACAATTGCTCTATTTGTTTTTTCAGCTTGGCATTCTCGTCCTGTAACGAAACTACTGCTTTTATTGTGTCTTGAGGGTTTTTCAAGGTTTCTTTAATCGATGCCAAGGCATTTTCTTGTTGCGTAAAGAAATCTTTGACCGCATCACCGGTTATCGCTTCGATACGACGAATTCCGGCGGCTACTGCACCTTCTGAAACAATTTTGAAATGCCAAATTTCTGACGTGTTTTTCACGTGAATGCCTCCACATAATTCTTTACTGTCACCAAACTCAATCATGCGAACGGTGTCACCGTATTTTTCTCCGAACAAAGCCATAGCGCCTTTAGCCAACGCTTCTTGAATCGGAATATTTCTGTATTCTCCTAATTGGAGTTGGGCTTCAATTTGGTCATTCACACTGGCTTCCACCTGACGTAATTCTTCATCAGTAACTTTACTGAAATGCGAAAAGTCGAAACGCAAATAGTTCGGATTCACCAAAGAGCCTTTTTGCTCCACATGCGTTCCTAAAATAGTTCTCAAAGCTAAATGCATCAAATGCGTAGCCGAGTGATTTTTGGAAGTTGAAGTTCTCAAATCGGTATTGACTTTGGCCACAAAAGCGGCGTTTACATTTTCCGGTAATTGTTTGGCGAAATGCAAAATCAGGTTGTTTTCTTTTTTGGTATCGATGATGTCAATCGTTTCATTCGCTGAAACCAAAGTACCTTTGTCGCCTACTTGACCGCCGCCTTCCGGGTAGAATGGCGTGTTATCTAAAACGATTTGGTATAAAACACCGTCTTTTTTACTGTCTACTTTACGGATTCGGGTGATTTTGACTTCATTTTCGGTTTGGTCATAACCTACAAAAGTTTCTACGTTCCCCGGAATCAATACTTGCCAATCTTCTGTAGACACTTCCGAAGCCGCACGAGAACGGTCTTTTTGCTTTTTCAATTCGGCATCGAATTCCGATTCGTTAAACGAATAGCCTTTTTCTTTTAAAATCAAAGCCGTCAAATCTTTCGGAAAACCAAACGTATCGTAAAGTTCAA
Protein-coding sequences here:
- the alaS gene encoding alanine--tRNA ligase; the encoded protein is MKSQDIRKAYLQFFESKGHLIVPSAPIVLKDDPTLMFNNSGMAQFKEYFLGNGTPKSQRIADTQKCLRVSGKHNDLEDVGFDTYHHTMFEMLGNWSFGDYFKKEALAWAWEFLTEVLKLDKDRLYVSVFEGNPAENVPFDQEAFDIWKQYVPEDRIILGNKKDNFWEMGDQGPCGPCSEIHIDLRTDAERAAVSGRSLVNADHPQVVEIWNNVFMEFNRKADGSLEKLPAQHVDTGMGFERLCMAMQNVTSNYDTDVFTPLIAKIEEITGLKYTSNEVKDITEEQNKTNIAIRVIVDHVRAVAFAIADGQLPSNTGAGYVIRRILRRAIRYGFTFLNTKEPFINKLVAVLADQMGEFFPEIKSQQQLVTNVIREEEASFLRTLDQGLQLLDKVVAETSGKEVKGEKVFELYDTFGFPKDLTALILKEKGYSFNESEFDAELKKQKDRSRAASEVSTEDWQVLIPGNVETFVGYDQTENEVKITRIRKVDSKKDGVLYQIVLDNTPFYPEGGGQVGDKGTLVSANETIDIIDTKKENNLILHFAKQLPENVNAAFVAKVNTDLRTSTSKNHSATHLMHLALRTILGTHVEQKGSLVNPNYLRFDFSHFSKVTDEELRQVEASVNDQIEAQLQLGEYRNIPIQEALAKGAMALFGEKYGDTVRMIEFGDSKELCGGIHVKNTSEIWHFKIVSEGAVAAGIRRIEAITGDAVKDFFTQQENALASIKETLKNPQDTIKAVVSLQDENAKLKKQIEQLLKEKAKNLKGELAAQLQEVNGVKFLATQVDLNSEGAKDLAYELGNLGTNLFLVLATAEDDKPMLTCYISKELVAEKNLNAGQVVRELGKYIQGGGGGQPFFATAGGKNVAGIQEALAKAVDFVK